A stretch of the Candidatus Aminicenantes bacterium genome encodes the following:
- a CDS encoding SDR family oxidoreductase, whose protein sequence is MQDKPPTVLITGGAGFLGSHLCDRFLKEGWRVVALDNLLTGSVDHIAHLMGHERFRFIRYNVTHYLYFAEPIDLILHFACPASPLDYAKFPIQTMKVDSLGTLNSLGLARAKNSRYVFASTSEVYGDPREHPQKESYWGHVNPVGPRSMYTESKRFSEAMCMAYHRHHDLDIRIARIFNTYGTRMRLDDGRVIPTFIVRALRHQSLIINGDGSQTRSFCHVDDMVDGLFRLSVRKDLAGTVVNLGNPEEVTIRHLAQRILELSQGKRKIENREMPGDDPARRRPDVSLARRLLDFEPRISLEAGLFGLIPWVREKLKAE, encoded by the coding sequence TTGCAAGACAAACCGCCCACGGTACTGATCACTGGGGGCGCTGGTTTCCTGGGTTCCCATCTCTGTGACCGCTTCCTGAAAGAGGGTTGGCGGGTGGTGGCCTTGGACAACCTGCTCACCGGGTCGGTGGACCACATCGCCCACCTGATGGGCCATGAACGTTTTCGATTTATCCGCTACAATGTGACCCACTACCTTTACTTTGCCGAACCCATCGACCTGATCCTGCATTTCGCCTGCCCCGCTTCGCCGCTCGACTATGCCAAGTTCCCCATCCAGACCATGAAAGTGGATTCCCTGGGCACCCTCAATTCACTCGGTTTGGCCCGGGCCAAAAACTCGCGTTATGTATTTGCTTCAACTTCCGAAGTGTACGGCGATCCACGGGAACACCCCCAGAAAGAGTCTTATTGGGGGCATGTGAATCCGGTGGGTCCCCGTTCCATGTACACGGAATCCAAACGCTTTTCCGAGGCCATGTGCATGGCGTATCACCGTCACCACGACTTGGATATTCGCATCGCGCGCATATTCAACACCTATGGAACGCGTATGCGCCTGGATGACGGACGGGTGATTCCCACCTTTATCGTCCGGGCGTTGCGCCATCAATCCCTGATCATTAACGGAGACGGTAGCCAGACCCGCAGCTTCTGCCATGTCGACGACATGGTGGATGGCCTGTTCCGCTTGTCTGTGCGGAAAGATCTGGCTGGCACGGTAGTGAACCTGGGAAATCCCGAAGAGGTCACCATTCGCCATTTGGCGCAACGGATCCTGGAGTTGAGTCAGGGCAAGAGGAAAATCGAAAACCGCGAGATGCCCGGGGATGATCCCGCCCGGCGCCGTCCCGACGTCAGCCTGGCCCGGCGCCTGCTGGACTTTGAACCGCGGATCAGCCTGGAAGCCGGTCTGTTCGGCCTGATTCCGTGGGTGCGGGAAAAGCTCAAGGCAGAGTAG